The Candidatus Polarisedimenticolaceae bacterium genome has a window encoding:
- a CDS encoding polysaccharide biosynthesis/export family protein: MQLAKACVPSGNYIDRLGHRIVALALAIVVILPAASSGRVLAADPENKTDPGAPDYVLGVEDRLSISVWRELDMVQTVVVRPDGKITFPLVGDLQAAGRTARQLDEELTQKLAVFIREPVVTVIVAEINAFKVFVLGEVVTQGALTLRRPTRLLEAIAQQGGLTPYADKSKLVILRQEDGREARIVIDYRKVLSGDRPDQNIFLKPGDTIIAN; the protein is encoded by the coding sequence ATGCAACTCGCGAAAGCGTGTGTCCCGTCGGGTAACTATATCGATCGGCTAGGCCATCGAATTGTTGCATTAGCTCTGGCGATCGTCGTGATACTCCCTGCGGCCTCGTCCGGGAGGGTTCTGGCGGCCGATCCGGAGAACAAGACCGACCCGGGTGCTCCCGATTACGTCCTCGGAGTGGAGGATCGCCTCTCCATCTCGGTCTGGCGTGAACTCGACATGGTCCAAACCGTGGTCGTCAGGCCGGACGGCAAGATCACCTTTCCACTGGTCGGTGACCTTCAGGCCGCCGGCAGGACCGCCAGGCAGCTCGACGAAGAACTGACGCAGAAGCTGGCCGTTTTCATACGCGAGCCCGTGGTGACGGTCATCGTTGCCGAGATCAACGCCTTCAAGGTGTTCGTCCTCGGCGAAGTCGTGACCCAGGGCGCGTTGACGCTTCGCCGGCCGACGCGCCTACTCGAGGCGATCGCGCAGCAGGGCGGGTTGACCCCGTACGCGGACAAGTCGAAGCTCGTGATCCTCCGCCAGGAGGATGGCCGCGAGGCTCGAATCGTGATCGACTACCGGAAGGTGCTGAGCGGCGACCGGCCCGACCAGAACATCTTCCTCAAGCCCGGAGACACCATCATTGCGAACTGA
- a CDS encoding response regulator, translated as MQSDSGRRFFTTSEVARYCAVTNDGVLKWIKSGKLQAFSTPGGHYRVSSEDFREFLEKYDIPIDENFFSGQQRPRTVLVVDDEQDIREIVRRVLREMEPSLRIEEASDGYEAGIKIGSLQPDLVVLDVMMPRVDGISLCRSIRENPETRGIKVLAITAFPEHDAFRKMYDAGADLCLMKPLQFDHFRLEVLRLLNEAQRGQAVAG; from the coding sequence GTGCAGAGCGATAGCGGACGCCGTTTCTTCACCACCTCGGAAGTCGCCCGGTACTGCGCCGTGACGAACGACGGCGTGCTCAAGTGGATCAAGTCGGGGAAACTCCAGGCGTTCTCGACTCCGGGCGGTCACTACCGCGTGAGCTCCGAGGACTTCCGGGAGTTCCTCGAGAAGTACGACATCCCGATCGACGAGAACTTCTTCTCCGGGCAGCAGCGACCCCGAACCGTGCTCGTCGTCGACGACGAACAGGACATCCGCGAGATCGTCCGACGGGTGCTTCGAGAGATGGAGCCGAGCCTCCGGATCGAGGAGGCCTCCGACGGCTACGAGGCGGGGATCAAGATCGGATCGCTCCAGCCCGACCTGGTCGTCTTGGACGTGATGATGCCTCGCGTGGACGGGATCTCCCTGTGCCGCTCCATTCGTGAGAATCCGGAGACGCGGGGGATCAAGGTGCTCGCCATCACGGCGTTCCCGGAGCATGACGCCTTCCGGAAGATGTACGACGCCGGTGCGGACTTGTGCCTGATGAAGCCGCTGCAGTTCGACCACTTCCGGCTGGAAGTGCTGCGGCTGCTCAACGAGGCGCAGCGCGGCCAGGCGGTCGCGGGCTGA
- the dnaX gene encoding DNA polymerase III subunit gamma/tau — MYQVLARKWRPRGLDELIGQDHVARTLRNAFGAGRIAHAYLFAGVRGTGKTTVARILAKSLNCEKGPTANPCGTCVPCLEIAEGRALDVLEIDAASRTGVDDIRELQEVVVYAPARDRYKVLIVDEVHMLSKSAFNALLKTLEEPPPRVVFVLATTELHKVLPTILSRCQTFEFRRVPPREVAAHLRKVCDAEKIVVSEKTLDRVARAGEGSVRDALSVLERVLAFCGSEIADEDAFSLLGSVKTEVLAGLVSALVARDAAGALRTFDEVIRAGHDLLQFWAEFVSVARDLAVLSVTPDGGELLARPADESRAIADAAGGWSTDDRVRALQILLDLEPALRGASQPRFVFEACLLRLATLGDLRSVEDLLAELRGDDPPGGAAPSGGRPTPSPTPGTPFVPRPAPAPPDPKPPPKPPAGPAAPPPSKPGGPRRVEDLVEALRARRPMLEAMLEEAATLRLEGDDVVVAFSPGAEAVRRMFERDDTVAFVRQLAVEVFGSSLGLRFESGDVAAAVPASASATAGPAASPTVSPDETSSDPAPTRQQLFDGARRDPSIQRLLREFGAQIVDVRPLELPRAEPSLGEDLPGAGEENA; from the coding sequence GTGTATCAGGTTCTCGCGCGAAAGTGGCGGCCTCGGGGGCTGGACGAGCTCATCGGCCAGGACCACGTCGCGCGGACGCTGCGCAACGCCTTCGGCGCAGGCCGGATCGCTCACGCCTACCTCTTCGCCGGCGTGCGCGGCACCGGAAAGACCACCGTCGCACGGATTCTCGCGAAGAGTCTGAACTGCGAGAAGGGCCCGACCGCGAACCCGTGCGGCACGTGCGTCCCCTGCCTCGAGATCGCGGAGGGGCGCGCGCTCGACGTTCTCGAGATCGACGCGGCGTCCCGAACCGGCGTCGACGACATCCGTGAGCTGCAGGAGGTCGTGGTCTACGCCCCGGCGCGGGACCGATACAAGGTCCTCATCGTCGACGAGGTGCACATGCTCTCCAAGAGCGCGTTCAACGCGCTCCTGAAGACCCTCGAGGAGCCGCCGCCGCGAGTCGTGTTCGTGCTCGCCACGACCGAGCTGCACAAGGTCCTGCCGACGATCCTCTCGCGCTGCCAGACTTTCGAGTTCCGCCGTGTCCCGCCGCGCGAGGTCGCCGCGCACCTCCGGAAGGTGTGCGACGCAGAGAAGATCGTCGTTTCGGAGAAGACGCTCGACCGCGTCGCCCGGGCGGGCGAAGGTTCCGTCCGCGACGCGCTCTCGGTGCTCGAGCGCGTGCTCGCGTTCTGCGGCAGCGAGATCGCGGATGAGGACGCCTTCTCGCTTCTCGGCTCGGTCAAGACCGAGGTGCTCGCCGGGCTCGTGTCCGCGCTCGTCGCCCGCGACGCCGCGGGGGCGCTCCGGACCTTCGACGAGGTGATCCGGGCCGGTCACGACCTCCTCCAGTTCTGGGCCGAGTTCGTCTCGGTGGCGCGCGATCTCGCGGTGTTGTCGGTCACCCCCGACGGGGGGGAGCTTCTTGCACGCCCCGCCGACGAGAGTCGGGCGATCGCCGACGCCGCCGGCGGCTGGTCGACCGACGACCGCGTCCGGGCCTTGCAGATCCTGCTGGACCTCGAGCCTGCGTTGCGGGGAGCTTCGCAGCCCCGGTTCGTGTTCGAGGCCTGCCTGCTGCGCCTGGCGACCCTGGGGGACCTGCGGAGCGTCGAGGATCTGCTGGCCGAGCTGCGCGGCGACGACCCTCCCGGCGGCGCCGCCCCGTCTGGGGGAAGGCCGACCCCGTCCCCGACCCCCGGGACGCCCTTCGTCCCCCGCCCGGCTCCCGCTCCGCCCGATCCCAAGCCTCCGCCGAAACCCCCGGCCGGGCCCGCGGCCCCGCCGCCGAGCAAGCCCGGCGGCCCCAGGCGTGTGGAAGATCTCGTCGAGGCGCTGCGCGCGCGGCGTCCGATGCTCGAGGCGATGTTGGAGGAGGCGGCGACGCTCCGGCTCGAGGGCGACGACGTCGTGGTCGCCTTCTCCCCCGGCGCGGAGGCGGTCCGCCGGATGTTCGAGCGCGACGACACGGTCGCCTTCGTCCGGCAACTCGCCGTGGAGGTGTTCGGCTCGAGCCTCGGGCTGCGCTTCGAGAGCGGGGATGTTGCGGCGGCCGTTCCGGCCTCCGCGAGTGCCACGGCGGGTCCGGCGGCGAGTCCGACGGTCAGCCCGGACGAGACTTCGTCGGACCCCGCCCCCACCCGCCAGCAGCTGTTCGACGGCGCCCGGCGCGATCCGTCGATCCAGCGCCTGCTCCGGGAATTCGGTGCCCAGATCGTCGACGTCCGCCCCCTCGAGCTCCCTCGCGCCGAGCCTTCGCTCGGCGAGGACCTCCCGGGCGCGGGCGAGGAGAACGCATGA
- a CDS encoding YbaB/EbfC family nucleoid-associated protein, whose amino-acid sequence MNIAKMMKDLQKAQARLQQDIDALEVEASSGGGVVVARMNGKKYLTSLRLSPDAITPDDPGLVQDLVLAAVNEASRKVDAEIQRMTEGLAGGFKLPGMG is encoded by the coding sequence ATGAACATCGCGAAGATGATGAAGGACCTGCAGAAGGCGCAGGCCCGGCTGCAGCAGGACATCGACGCGCTCGAGGTCGAAGCGTCGTCGGGCGGAGGCGTCGTCGTCGCCCGGATGAACGGCAAGAAGTACCTGACCTCGCTCCGGCTCTCCCCCGACGCGATCACCCCCGACGATCCCGGTCTCGTCCAGGATCTCGTGCTCGCGGCGGTCAACGAGGCCAGCCGGAAGGTGGACGCGGAGATCCAGCGCATGACCGAGGGGCTCGCCGGCGGTTTCAAGCTCCCCGGCATGGGTTAG
- the recR gene encoding recombination mediator RecR yields MSTFAAPLERVIVELAKLPGIGRKTAQRLAFHLLDAPASDARALAEAIAELRERIRFCARCFNVGDAELCPVCADPRRDGTSLCVVEHATDVAVFERAAGFRGRYHVLGGALSPLRDVGPDDLHVRELLDRVGSEGVREVILATSPSVEGEATAVYLARLLKPLGVGVSRLAQGLPAGASLEFTDDLTLRRALEGRREY; encoded by the coding sequence ATGAGCACGTTCGCCGCCCCGCTCGAACGGGTCATCGTCGAGCTGGCGAAGCTGCCCGGAATCGGACGGAAGACCGCGCAGCGGCTCGCGTTCCACCTGCTCGACGCACCGGCCTCCGACGCCCGGGCGCTCGCCGAGGCGATCGCCGAGCTGCGCGAACGCATCCGCTTCTGCGCGCGCTGCTTCAACGTCGGGGACGCCGAGCTCTGCCCGGTTTGCGCCGACCCCCGTCGCGACGGCACGTCGTTGTGTGTCGTCGAGCACGCCACCGACGTCGCCGTCTTCGAGAGGGCCGCGGGTTTCCGCGGCCGTTATCACGTGCTCGGCGGCGCGCTCTCCCCCTTGCGCGACGTCGGTCCGGACGACCTCCACGTTCGCGAGTTGCTCGATCGAGTCGGCTCGGAGGGCGTCCGTGAGGTCATCCTCGCGACGAGCCCGAGCGTCGAGGGGGAGGCCACCGCGGTCTACCTGGCGCGTCTGCTCAAGCCGCTCGGCGTCGGGGTCAGCCGTCTCGCGCAGGGGTTGCCGGCGGGCGCTTCGCTGGAGTTCACCGACGACCTGACGTTGCGGCGCGCGCTGGAGGGCCGGAGGGAGTACTGA